Proteins from a single region of Runella sp. SP2:
- a CDS encoding Crp/Fnr family transcriptional regulator: MTPLTSQLADAFGLSVSHIEEMMAIAFPKKVRRGEFLLREGEICTHVGLVVTGALRTFYINENGEDISFLFHFNHRLEHLAFIDYESVLLGTPTKLNIQATKNSLVYLIHKDDLATLYQKNEFWQKFEKQMADRVYLSAKRRVEDLLYYSPERRYLHLLTENPLVFQKFPQKYIASYLGITPQSLSRIRKRITNNYL, from the coding sequence ATGACTCCGCTTACTTCCCAGCTTGCCGACGCGTTTGGACTTAGTGTTTCGCATATTGAAGAAATGATGGCAATTGCTTTCCCTAAAAAAGTCCGCCGAGGGGAATTTTTGTTGCGAGAAGGCGAAATTTGTACGCACGTTGGCTTGGTGGTTACAGGAGCGCTGCGGACATTTTACATCAATGAAAATGGCGAGGATATTAGCTTTTTGTTTCATTTTAACCACCGCCTCGAACACCTCGCTTTTATTGACTACGAAAGTGTACTGCTGGGAACTCCTACCAAACTCAACATTCAAGCGACCAAAAATTCATTGGTCTATCTGATTCACAAAGACGACCTAGCGACTCTTTATCAAAAGAATGAGTTTTGGCAAAAGTTTGAAAAACAAATGGCCGACCGCGTGTATTTATCGGCCAAACGCCGCGTCGAGGATTTGCTGTATTATTCGCCCGAGCGACGCTATCTTCACCTGCTTACAGAAAATCCGTTGGTGTTTCAAAAATTTCCCCAAAAATACATCGCCAGCTACTTAGGCATTACACCCCAATCCCTCAGTCGAATTCGTAAACGGATCACGAATAATTACCTTTAG